Proteins encoded within one genomic window of Pedobacter africanus:
- a CDS encoding tail fiber protein translates to MKDKILLLILMMPISLMAQILGSNPGDNVEVSSVSGSTTNTFMNKNWLLRIQSGNDWTTAKLHNGISVDDSFLVPGVNSKTWWERDPYRNIQSWGNNSDSYLTINQGKIGINTMNPTVGLQLGDLNANIGSKQILIPGVYNFERLMLGHLGNGNMALEMVNHSGIASSYGVRLMANIDAGAQGLMFQYATSKGDYNLLDYQTSFFMGISGNVGIGTVVPSDKLSVNGKIRAHEIKVETANWPDYVFAKDYQLPTLQETEKHIKDKGHLPGIPSAADVKANGVDLGEMNAKLLQKIEELTLHLIRLEKENKNQALLNQQYQNDIKMLKAKVIK, encoded by the coding sequence ATGAAAGATAAAATACTGTTGCTCATTTTGATGATGCCAATATCTCTGATGGCTCAAATTCTAGGATCTAACCCAGGGGATAATGTAGAGGTGTCGTCTGTAAGTGGAAGCACTACAAACACTTTTATGAATAAGAACTGGCTGTTGCGAATTCAAAGTGGTAATGATTGGACTACTGCCAAACTACATAATGGAATTAGTGTTGATGATTCGTTTCTTGTACCGGGAGTAAATTCCAAAACCTGGTGGGAACGAGACCCGTATCGTAATATTCAATCGTGGGGGAATAACTCAGATTCTTATCTAACGATAAATCAGGGAAAAATTGGCATAAACACAATGAATCCAACAGTTGGTTTACAATTGGGCGATTTAAATGCCAACATTGGTTCAAAGCAAATACTGATACCAGGAGTATATAATTTTGAAAGGCTAATGTTAGGCCATTTGGGCAATGGGAATATGGCTCTGGAGATGGTTAATCATTCTGGAATAGCTTCCTCATATGGAGTCAGACTGATGGCCAATATAGATGCAGGGGCTCAGGGATTAATGTTTCAGTATGCAACGTCGAAAGGCGACTATAATTTGCTGGATTATCAAACTTCATTTTTTATGGGAATTAGTGGCAATGTAGGAATAGGCACAGTAGTTCCATCAGATAAACTCTCAGTAAATGGTAAAATCCGCGCTCACGAGATAAAAGTAGAAACCGCCAACTGGCCGGATTATGTTTTTGCCAAGGACTACCAGCTTCCAACGCTTCAGGAAACAGAAAAACACATTAAGGATAAAGGCCATTTGCCGGGCATTCCTTCTGCCGCGGATGTAAAAGCCAACGGGGTTGATTTAGGAGAAATGAATGCCAAACTGCTGCAGAAGATTGAGGAACTGACGCTGCATTTGATAAGGTTGGAAAAAGAGAATAAAAACCAGGCGCTGCTGAATCAGCAATATCAAAATGACATCAAAATGCTTAAGGCAAAGGTGATCAAATGA